From Variimorphobacter saccharofermentans, one genomic window encodes:
- a CDS encoding nitroreductase family protein, whose protein sequence is MNTFDAIFSRKSVRHFQYEKLEWDVISDILEYANSLPLLIEGIAIEFKLVSNIEANQGFNNPFSVRAPYYICISSENKEDYLLNAGYLMQQLNLYITAKGLGTCFVLSGPGRGLKASMKYEYVIALAFGKTVSSPYRDSSKAKRLPESDVVVYKEEVTPDIKQIINAARLAPSAYNSQPWRFVVYKNRIHIFTKKNSFLAKALDYNKMIDMGIMLANLLLASEELWVDTSLTKSDTLKNKLFQNNEYVCTVIIG, encoded by the coding sequence ATGAACACATTTGATGCAATATTCTCCAGAAAATCAGTTCGTCACTTTCAATATGAAAAATTGGAGTGGGATGTAATCTCTGACATCCTGGAGTATGCGAATTCACTTCCCTTGTTAATTGAGGGTATCGCAATTGAGTTCAAGCTAGTAAGCAATATCGAAGCAAATCAGGGCTTTAACAATCCCTTCAGTGTTCGGGCGCCTTATTATATCTGTATTTCCTCTGAGAATAAGGAGGATTACCTGTTGAATGCCGGATACCTGATGCAACAGCTCAATTTGTATATTACCGCCAAAGGTCTTGGCACCTGCTTTGTGTTATCAGGACCGGGCAGAGGGCTTAAGGCAAGTATGAAATATGAGTATGTGATTGCCCTTGCATTTGGAAAAACGGTTAGCTCTCCTTATCGTGATAGCTCAAAAGCCAAGCGCCTACCGGAAAGTGATGTAGTTGTCTACAAGGAAGAAGTTACCCCGGATATAAAGCAAATCATAAATGCTGCTCGCCTTGCTCCTTCTGCTTACAACAGCCAACCATGGCGTTTTGTCGTATACAAGAACCGGATCCACATCTTTACCAAAAAGAATTCCTTCCTCGCAAAAGCACTGGACTATAATAAAATGATTGACATGGGAATCATGTTGGCTAATCTTCTGCTCGCTTCAGAGGAGCTCTGGGTGGATACCTCCCTAACAAAGTCTGACACCTTGAAGAATAAGCTATTTCAAAACAATGAGTACGTTTGTACGGTAATAATTGGTTGA
- a CDS encoding ISLre2 family transposase: MIKSIQHFEEVGIRNLEKEVEKFLKNPKDMASFVYGIQDNIIKLGLDIIKETLESCDETLRNSGKRKKDWQIVKKDEKTLITSLGKVCFEKTLFKNKVTGERGYLLDRILGIEGHERLTEDAEAKMLEESVETSYRKAGQAISISEIVSKQTVKNKIHSLEFQNEYKDLPNKKKVKYLYIDADEDHISLQFRERKGDLVKNDNHVKNNCIITKIVYVYEGIEKEGPKSKRNRLINPYYFCGTYSGEDNSKLWDEVYDYIRCNYDIDSIEKIYLNGDGGGWIKAGKRRLAGLTYVLDEFHLSKYMIRATSHLLDSAEEARQEMYKTMRSGTKREFEKVIEKILKVTDGEATIKRVKESKEYILSNWSAVKVRLEEKEGIVGCSAEGHVSHVLSSRMSSRPMGWSRMGVDKMAHLRAYYYNGGDMLELVRKQRRQTKAAGAEENDIISCEEVLRSEKNKRNELGKYMESISHSVSADVRKYAWFNAHIWGL, translated from the coding sequence ATGATTAAAAGTATACAACATTTTGAAGAGGTTGGCATTAGAAATCTTGAAAAAGAAGTAGAAAAATTTTTGAAGAATCCAAAGGATATGGCTTCCTTTGTCTATGGAATTCAAGACAACATAATTAAGCTTGGTCTGGATATTATTAAAGAAACACTAGAAAGCTGTGATGAAACGCTAAGGAATAGTGGAAAGAGGAAAAAGGATTGGCAAATCGTAAAGAAGGATGAAAAAACTCTTATCACATCATTAGGAAAGGTCTGTTTTGAGAAAACCTTATTTAAGAATAAGGTAACTGGGGAAAGGGGCTATCTCTTAGATCGGATATTAGGTATTGAAGGGCATGAAAGATTAACTGAGGATGCAGAAGCAAAAATGCTTGAAGAATCAGTTGAAACATCCTATCGTAAGGCAGGTCAGGCAATCAGTATAAGTGAAATTGTAAGCAAGCAGACGGTGAAGAATAAAATTCATAGCCTTGAGTTTCAAAACGAATATAAAGATTTACCTAATAAGAAAAAAGTAAAATACTTGTACATAGACGCAGATGAAGATCATATATCCTTACAATTCCGGGAACGGAAAGGGGATCTTGTGAAAAATGATAATCATGTGAAGAATAACTGCATAATAACCAAAATCGTCTATGTATATGAGGGAATAGAAAAAGAAGGTCCGAAAAGTAAACGAAATCGGCTTATAAATCCTTACTACTTTTGTGGCACATACTCTGGAGAAGATAATAGTAAACTTTGGGATGAGGTGTATGACTATATACGTTGTAACTACGATATAGACAGCATCGAGAAAATATATCTAAATGGAGATGGAGGAGGGTGGATAAAAGCAGGAAAAAGAAGACTGGCCGGACTTACCTATGTTCTGGATGAATTTCATTTAAGCAAGTATATGATACGAGCCACATCACATTTACTGGATTCAGCTGAAGAAGCACGTCAGGAAATGTATAAAACGATGAGAAGTGGGACGAAGAGAGAATTCGAAAAAGTGATAGAAAAGATTTTGAAGGTTACAGACGGAGAAGCAACCATAAAGAGAGTCAAAGAGAGTAAAGAATATATTCTCTCTAATTGGTCTGCAGTGAAAGTTCGTTTAGAAGAAAAAGAAGGTATAGTGGGATGTAGTGCAGAAGGCCATGTCAGTCATGTGCTGTCCTCAAGGATGAGTTCAAGACCAATGGGATGGAGTAGGATGGGTGTAGATAAGATGGCACATTTAAGAGCGTATTATTATAATGGTGGAGATATGCTGGAATTGGTAAGAAAACAGAGGAGGCAGACAAAGGCTGCAGGAGCTGAAGAAAATGATATAATAAGCTGTGAGGAGGTTCTTCGTTCTGAGAAGAATAAACGTAATGAACTGGGTAAGTATATGGAAAGTATAAGCCATAGTGTGAGTGCTGATGTAAGGAAATATGCATGGTTTAACGCCCATATATGGGGCTTGTAA
- a CDS encoding helicase HerA domain-containing protein gives MALIDLVIDEKMLMYASLSSYVRWDTQKSPHLVVSGVTGSGKTYLVKLIIGRISKYITDSQITICDFKGDNSDFSGLIGAKRYYRFDDALRGFNEFYDCFLHRQRYNDSMNFRLILIEEYASLLNYLPKSESEEIKRKLSSLLMLARSFNFHVLLSQQRLDAEYFGKARDNFNVVITLGNVSKEVRDMLFSSYKDEITPDRSRGTGYMITNGADFRRIVVPQINNMDLLNQYIKDAVDR, from the coding sequence ATGGCACTTATTGATCTTGTTATTGATGAAAAGATGCTGATGTATGCTTCACTTAGCTCTTATGTTAGATGGGATACCCAAAAATCACCTCACCTTGTAGTGAGCGGGGTAACTGGGTCAGGTAAGACTTATCTGGTTAAATTAATCATTGGAAGGATCAGTAAGTATATTACGGACTCACAGATAACTATTTGTGATTTTAAGGGTGATAACTCTGATTTTAGTGGACTGATTGGAGCTAAAAGATACTATCGGTTTGATGATGCTCTCAGAGGTTTTAATGAGTTTTATGACTGCTTCTTACATAGGCAACGGTATAATGACTCGATGAATTTCCGTTTGATTTTGATAGAAGAGTATGCAAGCTTATTGAATTATTTACCAAAATCAGAAAGCGAGGAGATAAAAAGAAAGTTAAGCTCTTTACTAATGTTAGCCCGTTCTTTTAATTTTCATGTGTTATTGTCTCAACAACGGCTTGATGCTGAGTACTTTGGGAAGGCAAGAGATAACTTTAATGTAGTAATAACACTTGGAAATGTGTCGAAAGAGGTCAGAGATATGTTATTCTCCTCATATAAGGATGAAATTACTCCTGATCGTTCGAGGGGAACAGGATATATGATAACAAATGGAGCTGATTTTAGACGCATTGTTGTTCCGCAAATTAATAATATGGATTTACTTAACCAGTATATTAAAGACGCTGTGGATAGGTAG
- a CDS encoding tyrosine-type recombinase/integrase, with translation MYKEFSELLRLLKENNIMNIDDVQMREMVNKMKRELILKNHPYNIFLSSDGRYHTYVIKDGKRKPIAKKSREKVEDALVQFYKENEARTQSTLKTLYPEWLDYKLVCTNSSNTVRRIDNDWKKFYVGTPIIDIPIAKLDYITVHKWAHSIVKQMNLTQKQYRNMALIMKQILIYSVDKGLITDSPYERVRLPGKIFAKSSKKQSDTQVFLTDEQPQIEQEAYKEFYKTNNPVALAIPLAFQTGLRVGELVALRYSDIDREYLHIQRMEVRVPHKKEDGWGATEYKVVEHTKTQAGTRKVYLTTKAREILSMIKNASDSNGYVDNDYIFVNEKGRIHVRALDYRLRKYCDNLNIPEKSMHKIRKTFISTLIDHNVNINYIRETVGHESEETTYKSYCFNRLSTDMTENILENILCG, from the coding sequence TTGTATAAAGAGTTTTCAGAGCTCTTGCGTTTATTAAAGGAAAACAATATAATGAATATTGATGATGTACAGATGCGTGAAATGGTAAATAAAATGAAACGTGAATTAATTCTGAAAAATCATCCATACAACATTTTTCTTTCATCTGATGGTCGCTATCATACCTACGTTATAAAAGATGGTAAACGAAAGCCGATAGCAAAGAAATCCAGAGAAAAGGTTGAAGACGCATTAGTACAGTTTTACAAAGAAAATGAAGCAAGAACTCAAAGTACATTGAAAACTTTATACCCAGAATGGTTAGATTACAAGCTGGTTTGCACCAACTCTTCCAATACAGTTAGACGAATTGATAATGACTGGAAAAAGTTCTATGTTGGTACACCAATCATAGATATTCCGATAGCTAAATTGGATTATATAACCGTTCATAAATGGGCACATTCCATTGTTAAACAAATGAACCTGACACAGAAGCAATATAGGAATATGGCACTGATAATGAAGCAGATTTTGATTTATTCGGTGGACAAAGGATTAATTACTGATAGCCCCTATGAACGAGTTAGATTACCTGGAAAAATATTTGCAAAGTCGTCTAAAAAGCAATCTGATACACAAGTTTTTCTGACAGATGAGCAACCACAGATCGAACAAGAAGCTTATAAGGAATTTTATAAAACAAATAATCCTGTAGCACTGGCAATCCCTTTAGCTTTTCAGACTGGTCTTAGAGTCGGTGAATTAGTTGCACTGAGATATAGCGATATTGACAGAGAGTATCTCCATATTCAAAGAATGGAAGTCAGAGTACCGCATAAGAAGGAAGATGGTTGGGGGGCGACTGAATATAAAGTTGTAGAGCATACAAAAACACAGGCGGGTACAAGAAAAGTTTACTTAACAACGAAAGCTCGCGAGATATTAAGTATGATTAAAAATGCATCTGATAGTAATGGATATGTAGACAATGATTACATATTTGTTAATGAAAAGGGAAGAATTCATGTTAGAGCATTAGATTACAGATTAAGAAAATATTGCGACAACTTGAATATACCAGAAAAGAGTATGCATAAGATCAGAAAAACTTTTATTTCCACTCTAATTGATCACAATGTTAATATTAATTATATCCGAGAGACGGTAGGACATGAGTCGGAAGAGACTACATATAAAAGCTATTGCTTTAATAGATTATCAACGGATATGACAGAGAATATCCTTGAAAATATCCTTTGTGGGTAG
- a CDS encoding tyrosine-type recombinase/integrase yields MGITVNDIMELLGDAEATTMMSKVKEAYVIKCLEKKKIVKLSNERYMVRVGDDNHQVSSKDMKSLIDKLYDYFMDVNNKNISVRQVYDEYEAVRKNTVTENTILRDQQTYKRYITDGFANLPIVEVTEDKLKAFIKQRLEDIVPIKTDFNLFMTLITGIFQRAEDKEYIVKNPIHKIHKKDYYKKCKVNSVDDNEKIFTDEEIERIVSKEREKLAKYPTYFVSYSILVSILTGMRVGEIPVLRWSDIDFEKGTIHIHRQQLFIKKTKEYIEVGYTKNERQNPKNGRIFPINKRLRKLLEEIQQVQQENNIVSEYVFCNADGSWLTLRAITDHLRRTCNSLGFNITNNHAFRMTLNSNYFIGVLNLDVRERASLLGHSVETNQAYYTKIRMEEEVDNIRLKMDDNDVQQYSTDKVIPFRTKKIS; encoded by the coding sequence ATGGGTATTACAGTAAATGATATTATGGAACTGTTAGGTGACGCGGAAGCCACAACTATGATGTCTAAAGTAAAGGAAGCATATGTAATAAAATGTCTTGAAAAGAAAAAGATAGTAAAACTTTCAAACGAAAGATATATGGTAAGGGTTGGAGATGATAACCATCAAGTTTCAAGTAAAGACATGAAATCTCTTATCGACAAGTTGTATGATTATTTTATGGATGTGAATAACAAAAATATATCGGTAAGACAGGTATACGATGAATATGAAGCTGTCCGTAAAAATACGGTAACTGAAAATACAATACTAAGAGACCAACAGACTTATAAGCGATATATTACAGATGGGTTTGCCAATCTTCCAATTGTTGAAGTTACAGAAGATAAGCTGAAAGCATTTATTAAGCAAAGGTTAGAAGATATCGTTCCGATTAAAACAGATTTCAACTTATTTATGACACTTATCACAGGAATATTTCAACGAGCGGAAGACAAGGAGTATATTGTAAAAAATCCTATTCATAAAATCCATAAGAAAGATTATTACAAAAAGTGTAAAGTTAATTCAGTGGATGACAATGAAAAGATATTTACAGATGAAGAAATTGAAAGGATTGTCAGCAAAGAAAGGGAGAAACTAGCAAAATATCCGACATACTTTGTTTCATATTCTATTTTAGTCTCGATTTTAACCGGAATGCGTGTAGGAGAAATACCTGTTTTACGCTGGTCGGATATTGACTTTGAAAAGGGAACAATACATATTCATCGTCAGCAATTGTTCATCAAGAAAACCAAAGAATACATAGAAGTCGGTTACACAAAGAACGAACGTCAAAATCCCAAAAATGGTAGAATATTTCCAATTAATAAAAGGCTACGAAAACTTTTAGAGGAAATTCAACAAGTTCAACAGGAGAATAACATTGTATCTGAATATGTATTCTGCAATGCAGATGGCTCATGGCTTACATTACGTGCCATTACAGACCACTTAAGAAGGACATGTAATTCTCTTGGATTTAATATTACCAATAATCATGCATTTCGAATGACATTAAACAGTAACTATTTTATTGGTGTGTTAAATTTGGACGTAAGAGAACGAGCCTCTTTATTAGGGCATTCTGTTGAAACGAATCAAGCATATTACACAAAAATCCGTATGGAAGAAGAAGTAGATAATATCAGATTAAAAATGGATGATAATGACGTTCAACAATATTCAACAGATAAAGTAATACCATTTAGAACAAAAAAAATCTCATAA
- a CDS encoding HD domain-containing protein, with protein MLPDREKALNLLNEAYERNPGPWKDHSIVVAKCAYVISKQCDDMDEEKAYIIGLLHDIGRREGVTNLAHVIDGYHYLMALGYDEAARICITHSFAIKDINTCIGNMDVSDADLKEICDLIDGYEYDDYDTLIQLCDSIALPDRPVKIEVRMNDVKQRYGYYPSNKWNKHIEIKHYFENKSGLDIDFLEI; from the coding sequence ATGTTACCAGATAGAGAAAAAGCATTAAACTTATTAAATGAGGCATATGAAAGAAATCCTGGTCCTTGGAAGGACCATTCCATAGTTGTAGCAAAATGTGCATATGTAATTAGTAAGCAATGTGATGATATGGATGAAGAGAAAGCATATATAATTGGACTTTTACATGATATTGGTCGAAGGGAGGGTGTAACAAACCTTGCTCATGTTATTGATGGATACCATTATTTAATGGCACTTGGATATGATGAAGCTGCCAGAATTTGTATCACGCATTCCTTTGCAATAAAAGATATTAATACCTGTATTGGTAATATGGATGTTTCAGATGCAGATTTGAAGGAAATATGCGACTTGATAGATGGGTATGAGTATGATGATTATGATACTTTAATACAATTATGTGATAGTATAGCTCTTCCAGATAGACCTGTAAAAATTGAAGTGCGAATGAACGATGTAAAGCAAAGATATGGATATTATCCCTCAAATAAATGGAATAAACACATTGAAATAAAACACTATTTTGAGAATAAGTCAGGGTTGGATATTGATTTCTTAGAAATTTAA
- a CDS encoding helix-turn-helix domain-containing protein: MSKIKGQLSVEIGERIRLIRESYSTSKKLSLEKFAEILNCDPKKLSRIETGCQMIDTELLIKLSQETGKSLEFILTGQDDFYSARNKEFKMKIKQILEVAYELLKKLP, translated from the coding sequence ATGAGTAAAATCAAAGGTCAGTTGAGCGTGGAAATAGGTGAAAGAATTCGACTTATTCGTGAATCGTATTCAACAAGCAAAAAATTGTCTCTTGAAAAGTTTGCAGAAATCCTTAACTGTGATCCCAAAAAACTTAGTCGTATAGAAACCGGATGTCAAATGATTGATACGGAATTATTGATTAAGTTAAGCCAAGAAACAGGTAAGTCTCTTGAATTTATACTGACGGGGCAAGATGATTTTTATTCAGCAAGGAATAAAGAATTTAAGATGAAAATTAAGCAGATACTGGAAGTCGCTTATGAACTTCTCAAAAAATTACCTTAA
- a CDS encoding plasmid recombination protein — MIKKTISTHNGSIVHRDHNIRNYKPGQVPNNINPERSKYNEVLIDETPQHAYKRIFGQALQEYNDKQNRPERKIRSYYSHIKKSAKQHPVYEMIVQIGDCNDTGNENIENEKACIIEFIAGWQKRNPNLELIGAYIHADEMTLHAHLDYVCVGHNYVKGMRMQAGMVKALEGQGFVKEGKETAQIKWERRENKELERICIAHAIAVRHPEGEKTEHLRTEEYKLRKEIEEASCHISETTAELNSLVEQAQTLKSEKEKLIGEILTLKEVQELETGKDFFGRKKNFINLPYDKYMKMKRTCEMLGLFDKDKEEFEIYKKQQQEMLKKQKQNLKMLKINLFEKQEQTYKYERFLEKFLSEYQIGGKNLQKIFEERVNCNNFEINTR; from the coding sequence ATGATTAAAAAAACAATCAGCACACACAACGGTAGCATTGTTCACAGAGACCATAATATTCGTAACTATAAACCGGGACAAGTACCCAATAATATTAATCCAGAACGTTCAAAATATAACGAGGTATTGATTGATGAAACACCACAACATGCATATAAGAGAATTTTTGGACAGGCATTACAAGAATATAATGACAAGCAGAACCGCCCTGAACGCAAAATCCGAAGTTATTACAGCCATATTAAGAAATCAGCTAAACAGCATCCAGTATATGAAATGATTGTCCAAATCGGTGACTGCAATGATACAGGCAATGAAAACATTGAAAATGAAAAGGCATGTATTATAGAATTTATAGCTGGCTGGCAAAAAAGAAATCCCAACCTAGAATTAATTGGGGCCTATATCCATGCCGATGAAATGACTCTGCACGCTCACTTAGATTATGTTTGTGTTGGTCATAATTATGTAAAAGGAATGCGTATGCAAGCCGGAATGGTTAAGGCTTTGGAAGGACAGGGATTTGTTAAAGAAGGAAAAGAAACTGCACAAATCAAATGGGAACGTCGGGAAAATAAGGAGCTAGAACGCATCTGCATCGCGCACGCGATCGCAGTGCGCCATCCGGAAGGAGAAAAAACAGAACATTTGCGAACAGAAGAATATAAATTAAGAAAAGAAATTGAAGAAGCAAGTTGTCATATATCAGAAACGACTGCTGAATTAAATTCCCTAGTTGAGCAAGCCCAAACATTGAAATCAGAAAAAGAAAAATTAATTGGCGAAATTCTAACCTTGAAAGAGGTTCAAGAACTTGAAACAGGAAAGGATTTCTTTGGAAGAAAGAAGAATTTTATCAATCTACCCTATGATAAATATATGAAGATGAAACGCACCTGCGAAATGCTAGGTTTGTTTGATAAAGATAAAGAAGAATTTGAAATTTATAAAAAACAACAACAGGAAATGTTAAAAAAACAAAAACAAAATTTAAAAATGTTAAAAATAAACCTTTTCGAAAAACAAGAGCAAACCTATAAATATGAACGATTTCTGGAGAAGTTTTTATCTGAATATCAAATTGGTGGGAAAAATCTTCAAAAAATATTTGAGGAACGAGTAAATTGCAATAACTTTGAAATAAATACTAGATAA
- a CDS encoding Rep family protein, giving the protein MKVKIVEIVQQVSYLDLLSVQEVLKKDVIRDYAYILHDKDIKEDGTLKAPHYHIAVRLKEAYDIKYIANWFGIGMQYVSKVKGRWNDLMLYLTHINAPNKHQYPLECVISNFDYSALIKHIDTESRKEEIVSKIVAGEIREFNFYKEISGTEYVKFKSVIDKAFLYRTAMLKGASREMECIYISGDAGTGKTTYAKSLAINRGYSIFVSSGSNDVLDGYGGEDCIILDDLRPSCMGLSDLLKMLDNNTASTVKSRYKNKVLECKLIVITTTLEIDDFFKKVFSEQSETNVQLKRRCSIKIHAFMDFLHVYLYQPETRDYGDAIIIKNPLKDKYIIKDLSPEEYRKSVMESLAFTEEEIIQDI; this is encoded by the coding sequence ATGAAAGTAAAAATTGTCGAAATTGTTCAACAGGTTAGTTATCTTGACCTTCTATCGGTTCAAGAGGTCTTAAAAAAGGATGTTATTCGTGATTATGCCTATATTCTTCACGACAAGGACATCAAGGAGGACGGAACGTTAAAAGCTCCTCACTATCATATTGCAGTTCGGCTCAAAGAAGCATACGACATCAAGTACATTGCAAATTGGTTTGGTATCGGAATGCAATATGTAAGTAAAGTAAAAGGTCGATGGAATGACTTAATGCTGTATCTTACGCATATCAATGCTCCTAATAAGCATCAATACCCACTTGAATGCGTAATCAGTAATTTTGACTATTCGGCATTAATTAAGCATATTGATACTGAATCGCGAAAAGAAGAAATCGTAAGCAAAATTGTAGCTGGAGAAATTCGTGAATTTAATTTCTATAAGGAAATTAGCGGAACCGAATATGTTAAATTTAAATCCGTCATCGATAAGGCATTTTTATATCGTACAGCAATGTTAAAAGGTGCAAGCAGAGAAATGGAGTGTATTTATATTAGTGGAGATGCCGGAACTGGAAAAACTACTTATGCTAAATCCTTAGCCATTAACAGGGGCTATAGCATATTTGTTTCCTCCGGCTCAAATGATGTGCTTGATGGTTACGGTGGAGAGGATTGTATAATATTGGATGACCTACGTCCATCCTGTATGGGATTAAGCGATTTGTTGAAAATGTTGGACAACAATACTGCAAGTACAGTTAAAAGTCGATATAAAAATAAGGTTCTTGAATGTAAACTCATCGTTATTACAACCACTTTGGAAATTGATGACTTTTTTAAAAAAGTTTTTTCTGAACAGTCAGAAACTAATGTACAACTAAAACGTCGCTGTTCTATCAAAATACATGCTTTTATGGATTTTTTACATGTATATTTATATCAACCGGAAACTCGTGACTATGGAGATGCAATTATTATCAAAAATCCTCTTAAGGATAAATACATAATTAAAGATTTATCACCAGAAGAATACCGTAAATCAGTTATGGAATCGTTAGCATTTACGGAAGAAGAAATTATACAGGATATTTAA
- a CDS encoding Ig-like domain-containing protein, giving the protein MKKELIQVALAVTLVASTFTIVPVNTIVNPVKIVYAQEERQSAWRSDPDYKPVKPGNYLADFDNGFPQIYHNISYLAIREAMSNPGRRILEKNYNTEGLLTIRDSSIKINNGDDITEYIDQATSPSSYLDRTQFYYRAGSIDTLENIDSGKATNYYFTAPFTGQLRFRWVANEEASIFTGYAIYDCETGKVLDSDDGAIWYVSCKSLGYGDFDGINVVKGKKYRLTFASEGGNITQKFEMFFIKEMDNNNGKKIYNQDVWYTYTKNEDYYVFRYKKKDDDIGLAAREDCIRVNLTEKSKISVELRALNYGYENWSAKVKNYGVYPVDTLDNKIPQINKDQRVGIVEFDTPIEICRDTFKAELILEKGEYYVPVSLFGTNFDFSFKYNVKPITEEYTPTVTSCKKGSTTIKGKCIKDSVVYVEVDGKKLVDKTTKDGTFSVKTSKALKKGTVIRVYLIDIDGNISKIRSVTVQ; this is encoded by the coding sequence ATGAAAAAAGAATTAATACAGGTTGCATTAGCAGTGACATTGGTTGCTAGTACATTTACAATAGTACCAGTAAATACTATAGTTAATCCAGTAAAAATTGTATATGCTCAGGAAGAAAGGCAGTCCGCTTGGAGGTCAGATCCAGATTATAAACCTGTAAAGCCAGGTAATTATCTTGCTGACTTTGATAACGGATTTCCACAGATTTACCACAATATTTCATATTTAGCAATTCGAGAGGCTATGTCAAATCCAGGTCGTAGAATACTTGAGAAGAATTATAATACTGAAGGGTTACTTACAATAAGAGACAGTTCTATAAAAATAAATAATGGTGATGATATAACTGAGTATATAGACCAAGCCACATCACCATCAAGTTACCTAGATAGAACACAGTTTTATTATAGAGCTGGTAGTATTGATACATTGGAGAATATAGATAGTGGTAAAGCTACTAACTATTATTTTACAGCACCTTTTACTGGACAGTTAAGATTTAGGTGGGTTGCAAATGAGGAAGCTTCTATTTTTACAGGTTATGCTATCTATGATTGTGAGACTGGTAAAGTATTAGATAGTGATGATGGTGCAATTTGGTATGTATCTTGCAAGTCTTTGGGTTATGGGGATTTTGATGGTATCAATGTTGTAAAAGGTAAAAAATACAGGTTGACATTTGCTTCAGAAGGTGGTAATATAACACAGAAGTTTGAAATGTTTTTCATAAAAGAAATGGATAACAACAACGGCAAGAAGATATATAACCAAGATGTTTGGTACACTTATACAAAGAATGAGGATTATTATGTGTTTAGATATAAGAAGAAGGATGATGATATTGGTTTAGCTGCGAGAGAAGATTGTATAAGGGTAAACCTTACAGAAAAGAGTAAAATATCTGTGGAATTAAGAGCTTTAAACTATGGGTACGAGAACTGGAGTGCAAAAGTTAAGAATTATGGTGTCTACCCAGTAGATACACTAGATAATAAAATACCACAAATAAACAAAGATCAGCGAGTTGGTATTGTAGAGTTTGATACTCCTATTGAGATATGTAGGGACACATTCAAAGCAGAGTTAATCCTTGAAAAAGGGGAGTATTATGTACCAGTATCATTATTTGGAACTAACTTTGATTTTAGTTTTAAGTACAATGTAAAACCTATAACAGAGGAGTACACTCCTACAGTAACATCTTGTAAGAAAGGGTCTACAACAATTAAGGGTAAGTGCATAAAAGATTCTGTAGTTTATGTGGAAGTAGATGGCAAGAAGTTAGTAGACAAGACCACAAAAGACGGAACCTTTAGTGTTAAGACTTCAAAAGCACTCAAGAAAGGCACTGTTATTAGGGTATACTTAATAGATATTGATGGAAATATAAGCAAAATTCGTTCAGTTACCGTTCAATAG